From the genome of Thermoanaerobaculia bacterium:
ATACTCTTCGCGGAGGGCTCTCCGCGATGCGAAGGCACCAAGGCACGACTCGCTCGACCTCCACCGCTAATCGAAACGCCCCGAGCCGTCTTCTCGGTCGCCGCCTGAAGCTCCCCCCTTCCCCGACCTCCGTTCCCCGAAGAATTTTCTCTCGGTCGCAACGCGCCGTTCCCGTGCGCCTTCGATTCCGGCGTGCGCCGGTCTTCCCGCGTGCGGGAGCTCGCCGCCGCTTCGCACGCGGTCAGCTGCGGGATAAATGTAATCAGGCCGATCCCGGCGCAAATTGAGAGCGCGTCGAGGCGCGTCGAGGCGCGAGCCCGGTCCGCCGTCGCTCTCACGAGCTATGGCGGATCGATCGCCGATGACGTTTCTTGGCTCGGAAGGCGGTGTCCTCGCTTCGATCCGCCGAAGCCTCGGCGAAGGCGGACGGGATGCGGGTCGCCGGCGGGCGCCTAAGGCGTACCGACGAGCGTACGTCGTGGCGACGGCCGGCGGCACGCGCCCGGCCGGCTCGATGCATCGCCGCGCCAGCCCTGCGGTTCTCGTGAGGAACAGCCACTCTCGATTCTGAAGCCGATGAGGCGCGGCGAGGCGCGAGCCCGCCGGGATGCGGGTCGCCGGCGGGCGCCTAAGGCGTACCGACGAGCGTACGTCGTGGCGACGGCCGGCGGCACGCGCCCGGCCGGCTCGATGCATCGCCGCGCCAGCCGGCTAGGCGCGGCCTTTGGGGAGCCGGATCTTCAGCAGCGACACCTTGTGCCGAAGCGTGTTCCGGTGAATGCCGAGCGAGCGGGCGGCGCGGATCAGATTGCCCGACGAGAGCTTCACGGCTCCCGAGATGTATTTCTTTTCGAATTCCTTCCGGGCGAGATCCAGGCTGATTCCGTGGGTGAGCAGTTCGTCGATGACCTGCTGAAGTTTCGCGTCGAGATCCAAGCCGCCGCCTCCAAACTCACGACGTTCCATGGGGTGTGAACGAGAGGCGCGAAGCTTACCACAGCCGCCGCCGCGGCGCTATTTGATCTCGACGAGGTCCCCCACCTCCATCGCGTGAGACATCGAGATGATCTGCGCGGTCGCCGTGCGATCGCCGACCGTGAGGATCGCGAGCTCTCCGAGAACCGTGCGCGGCGGCGCGATCGCCGCCTGGTAGGACCGAAGCTCGCCGTTGAAGTCGATGTCGAACGTGTGCGGAATCGCGTAGCGGAAGATCGTCAGGAAGTCGCCGGGAGACAGCCCGGCGTCGGCGCCGATGTCGATGATGACGTCCGTGCCGTCGGAAAGAGACTCGATGCCGTCGCGCGAGAAGACGATCGTGCCGACTTTCTTCCCGCTCGGCTCGTCGCAGTTGGTCAGCTCCGGCGTCCGGCGGGCGAGCGGGACCGGGATGGGCTCGAACGGCTTCAGCATCGTTCCGATCGGGACGTCGGTGCAGGC
Proteins encoded in this window:
- a CDS encoding helix-turn-helix domain-containing protein, which codes for MDLDAKLQQVIDELLTHGISLDLARKEFEKKYISGAVKLSSGNLIRAARSLGIHRNTLRHKVSLLKIRLPKGRA